The following coding sequences lie in one Pseudorca crassidens isolate mPseCra1 chromosome 2, mPseCra1.hap1, whole genome shotgun sequence genomic window:
- the NHSL3 gene encoding NHS-like protein 3 isoform X3 — protein MGNSHHKRKAPSGPRARSFWRFGRSAKRPAAGSAKAESDKRLSVGPGQGLGSAVDEHQDNVFFPSGRPPHLEELHTQAQEGLRSLQHQEKQKLNKGTWDHGDTQSIQSSRTGPDDDSISFCSQTTSYTAESSTAEDALSVRSEMIQRKGSTFRPHDSFPKSSGKSGRRRRERRSTVLGLPQHVQKELGLRNEREAPGTPRPPGPRDVVRIPTVDGHPAGPASGPGARVSLQALEAEAEAGAQAEAMLQRHIDRIYRDDTLVGRSTGARPLPLTRPMSLAVPGLTGGAGPPEPLSPAMSISPQATYLSKLIPHAVLPPTVDVVALGRCSLRTLSRCSLLSSSPASIRSLGHFSSVSSPRPRSRHPSSSSDTWSHSQSSETIVSDGSTLSSKGGSEGRPESSVANSNVAPPPLGGSGRGSPSGGSTAEASDTVSIRSGGQLSSRSVSLRKLKRPPPPPRRTHSLHQRSSAAHDGPLGLPPKPERKQQQQLPRPPTTGGGSEGMGAAPCPSSSAGSWVPGLSPGGSRRPPRSPERTLSPSSGYSSQSGTPTLPPKGLTGAPASPGKAQPPKPERVTSLRSPGASVSSSLTSLCSSSSDPAPSDRSGPHVSTALGDRFVIPPHPKVPAPFSPPPSKPKSPNQAAPAPAAPAVVPGPISTTAASPETPPTPQTSLTPPQAAPGASKDQSPPPSPPPSYHPPPPPTKKPEVVEEALSAPETAEEALQDPTWPPPPPPAPEEQDLSMADFPPPEEAFFSVAGPEPADPSQPPEPSLATVSFQSQPCGTPDLPPALPAPSVAGSVPELQAKVPRREPGGCSKGGGLPREDAGAPLVTPSLLQMVRLRSVGTATVAPTPASGPSAPQKPLRRALSGRASPAPASSGLHAAVRLKASNLAASVGPVSDQPNGPPEAEPRSPASTASFIFSKGTKKLQLERPVSPETQADLQRNLIAELRSVSEQRPPQAPKKPPKAPPPVARKPSGGVAPPTSPSFPPAEPLPAPPSNGLPHAEDRTKEELAEYGGVLQRVGPEEKLGLPGTDPQKELV, from the exons CAGGCTCTGCCAAGGCTGAGAGTGACAAACGACTAAGTGTGGGGCCAGGCCAGGGGCTAGGGTCTGCAGTGGATGAGCACCAGGACAATGTCTTCTTCCCCAGTGGGCGACCGCCTCACCTGGAAGAGCTGCACACGCAGGCCCAGGAGGGGCTCCGTTCCCTCCAGCACCAAG aaaaacagaaactgaaCAAGGGTACCTGGGACCATGGAGACACACAGAGCATCCAG TCCTCCCGGACCGGACCAGATGACGATAGCATCTCCTTCTGCAGCCAGACCACGTCCTACACAGCTGAGAGCTCCACGGCAGAGGATGCTCTCTCCGTCCGCTCTGAGATGATCCAGCGCAAAG GCTCCACCTTCCGACCGCATGACTCATTTCCCAAATCATCTGGAAAGTCAGGGCGTCGGCGGCGGGAGCGGCGGAGCACGGTGCTGGGACTTCCACAGCACGTGCAGAAGGAACTCG GCCTGCGGAATGAACGTGAGGCACCAGGTACTCCTCGGCCTCCCGGTCCACGGGACGTTGTACGCATCCCCACGGTGGATGGCCATCCGGCAGGCCCGGCCTCAGGGCCAGGGGCCAGGGTGTCCCTGCAGGCGCTGGAGGCAGAGGCTGAAGCCGGTGCCCAGGCAGAGGCCATGCTGCAGCGCCACATCGACCGCATCTACCGGGATGACACGCTCGTTGGCCGGTCCACGGGGGCCCGGCCCTTGCCGCTGACCCGGCCCATGTCCCTAGCAGTGCCCGGACTGACCGGAGGGGCAGGGCCTCCAGAACCCCTGAGCCCGGCCATGTCCATCTCGCCCCAGGCCACCTACTTGTCGAAGCTGATCCCGCACGCCGTGCTGCCGCCCACAGTGGACGTGGTGGCCTTGGGCCGCTGCAGCCTGCGCACGCTGAGCCGCTGCAGCCTGCTCTCATCCAGCCCGGCCTCCATCCGCTCGCTGGGCCACTTTTCCTCCGTCTCCAGCCCGCGGCCCCGCAGCCGCCACCCTTCCTCCTCCAGTGACACCTGGAGCCACTCTCAGTCCTCTGAGACCATTGTGTCTGACGGCTCTACCCTCTCCTCTAAGGGTGGCTCAGAGGGCCGGCCAGAGAGCTCTGTGGCCAACAGTAACGTGGCGCCCCCTCCCCTGGGGGGCAGCGGGAGGGGCTCTCCCAGCGGGGGCAGCACTGCCGAGGCCTCGGACACTGTTAGCATTCGGAGCGGTGGCCAGTTGTCCAGCCGGAGTGTGTCCCTACGGAAGCTGAAGCGGCCCCCGCCACCTCCCCGCCGGACCCATTCGCTCCATCAGCGCAGCTCAGCAGCACATGATGGGCCCCTGGGGCTGCCTCCCAAGCCCGAGCGGAAGCAGCAGCAACAGCTGCCCCGGCCGCCCACCACTGGCGGCGGGTCAGAAGGGATGGGGGCAGCACCCTGTCCATCCAGCTCAGCAGGCAGCTGGGTGCCTGGCTTGTCTCCAGGTGGCTCCCGGCGTCCCCCACGCTCCCCAGAACGGACACTCTCACCCTCCAGTGGATACTCGAGCCAAAGTGGTACCCCTACCCTCCCTCCCAAGGGTCTAACAGGGGCCCCTGCTTCCCCAGGCAAGGCCCAACCCCCTAAACCAGAGCGTGTCACTTCACTTCGATCTCctggggcctcagtctcctcctccctCACGTCTCTATGTTCCTCCTCCTCTGATCCGGCGCCCTCAGACCGCTCTGGTCCGCACGTGTCGACCGCCCTGGGTGACAGGTTTGTCATACCTCCTCACCCCAAGGTGcctgcccccttctccccacctccctctaaGCCCAAGAGCCCAAACCAAGCTGCCCCTGCTCCAGCTGCCCCTGCTGTGGTCCCTGGGCCCATCTCTACCACTGCTGCCAGCCCTGAGACCCCACCTACTCCCCAGACATCCCTAACCCCGCCTCAGGCAGCTCCCGGTGCCTCCAAAGACCAGTCgcccccaccatccccacccccatcttatCACCCGCCCCCGCCACCCACTAAGAAGCCAGAGGTGGTTGAGGAGGCCCTGTCTGCCCCAGAGACTGCTGAGGAGGCCCTCCAAGATCCCAcctggcccccacccccgcctcctgcACCGGAGGAGCAGGACCTGTCCATGGCTGACTTCCCTCCACCCGAGGAGGCCTTTTTCTCTGTGGCCGGCCCTGAGCCTGCAGACCCTTCACAGCCCCCGGAGCCCTCCTTAGCTACTGTCTCTTTCCAGAGCCAGCCCTGTGGTACCCCAGatcttcctccagctctgccagcCCCATCTGTTGCTGGTTCTGTCCCAGAGCTTCAGGCCAAGGTCCCTCGGAGGGAACCAGGGGGCTGCAGCAAGGGTGGCGGCCTTCCCAGGGAGGATGCTGGTGCACCCCTGGTCACACCCTCACTCCTGCAGATGGTTCGGCTGCGCTCTGTAGGCACTGCCACAGTGGCTCCGACTCCAGCGTCAGGGCCGTCGGCCCCCCAGAAGCCACTGCGAAGGGCCCTGTCAGGGCGGGCCAGCCCAGCGCCTGCCTCTTCAGGGCTCCACGCTGCTGTTCGGCTCAAGGCCTCCAATCTGGCTGCCAGCGTGGGCCCTGTGAGTGACCAGCCCAATGGACCACCTGAGGCAGAGCCGCGGTCCCCTGCCTCTACGGCCAGCTTCATCTTCTCCAAGGGCACCAAGAAGCTGCAGCTGGAGCGGCCCGTGTCCCCTGAGACCCAGGCTGACCTCCAGCGGAACCTGATAGCTGAACTTCGGAGCGTCTCAGAGCAACGGCCACCCCAGGCCCCAAAGAAGCCACCTAAGGCCCCCCCGCCTGTGGCCCGCAAGCCTTCTGGGGGAGtcgccccccccacctcccccagcttTCCTCCGGCTGAGCCCCTTCCTGCTCCTCCCAGCAACGGGCTCCCCCATGCCGAGGACAGGACTAAGGAGGAGCTGGCAGAGTATGGAGGTGTGCTGCAGCGGGTGGGTCCAGAGGAGAAGCTGGGCCTGCCTGGCACAG ACCCACAGAAAGAGCTGGTCTGA
- the NHSL3 gene encoding NHS-like protein 3 isoform X2, translating to MAARAPPAAPAAEEPGGPGGPPRRKKSRSGVSGLRRAFSWLRGKRRKKAAGTEGAEPAAPRAKKADDKARRAKGKGRGSAKAESDKRLSVGPGQGLGSAVDEHQDNVFFPSGRPPHLEELHTQAQEGLRSLQHQEKQKLNKGTWDHGDTQSIQSSRTGPDDDSISFCSQTTSYTAESSTAEDALSVRSEMIQRKGSTFRPHDSFPKSSGKSGRRRRERRSTVLGLPQHVQKELGLRNEREAPGTPRPPGPRDVVRIPTVDGHPAGPASGPGARVSLQALEAEAEAGAQAEAMLQRHIDRIYRDDTLVGRSTGARPLPLTRPMSLAVPGLTGGAGPPEPLSPAMSISPQATYLSKLIPHAVLPPTVDVVALGRCSLRTLSRCSLLSSSPASIRSLGHFSSVSSPRPRSRHPSSSSDTWSHSQSSETIVSDGSTLSSKGGSEGRPESSVANSNVAPPPLGGSGRGSPSGGSTAEASDTVSIRSGGQLSSRSVSLRKLKRPPPPPRRTHSLHQRSSAAHDGPLGLPPKPERKQQQQLPRPPTTGGGSEGMGAAPCPSSSAGSWVPGLSPGGSRRPPRSPERTLSPSSGYSSQSGTPTLPPKGLTGAPASPGKAQPPKPERVTSLRSPGASVSSSLTSLCSSSSDPAPSDRSGPHVSTALGDRFVIPPHPKVPAPFSPPPSKPKSPNQAAPAPAAPAVVPGPISTTAASPETPPTPQTSLTPPQAAPGASKDQSPPPSPPPSYHPPPPPTKKPEVVEEALSAPETAEEALQDPTWPPPPPPAPEEQDLSMADFPPPEEAFFSVAGPEPADPSQPPEPSLATVSFQSQPCGTPDLPPALPAPSVAGSVPELQAKVPRREPGGCSKGGGLPREDAGAPLVTPSLLQMVRLRSVGTATVAPTPASGPSAPQKPLRRALSGRASPAPASSGLHAAVRLKASNLAASVGPVSDQPNGPPEAEPRSPASTASFIFSKGTKKLQLERPVSPETQADLQRNLIAELRSVSEQRPPQAPKKPPKAPPPVARKPSGGVAPPTSPSFPPAEPLPAPPSNGLPHAEDRTKEELAEYGGVLQRVGPEEKLGLPGTDPQKELV from the exons GCTCTGCCAAGGCTGAGAGTGACAAACGACTAAGTGTGGGGCCAGGCCAGGGGCTAGGGTCTGCAGTGGATGAGCACCAGGACAATGTCTTCTTCCCCAGTGGGCGACCGCCTCACCTGGAAGAGCTGCACACGCAGGCCCAGGAGGGGCTCCGTTCCCTCCAGCACCAAG aaaaacagaaactgaaCAAGGGTACCTGGGACCATGGAGACACACAGAGCATCCAG TCCTCCCGGACCGGACCAGATGACGATAGCATCTCCTTCTGCAGCCAGACCACGTCCTACACAGCTGAGAGCTCCACGGCAGAGGATGCTCTCTCCGTCCGCTCTGAGATGATCCAGCGCAAAG GCTCCACCTTCCGACCGCATGACTCATTTCCCAAATCATCTGGAAAGTCAGGGCGTCGGCGGCGGGAGCGGCGGAGCACGGTGCTGGGACTTCCACAGCACGTGCAGAAGGAACTCG GCCTGCGGAATGAACGTGAGGCACCAGGTACTCCTCGGCCTCCCGGTCCACGGGACGTTGTACGCATCCCCACGGTGGATGGCCATCCGGCAGGCCCGGCCTCAGGGCCAGGGGCCAGGGTGTCCCTGCAGGCGCTGGAGGCAGAGGCTGAAGCCGGTGCCCAGGCAGAGGCCATGCTGCAGCGCCACATCGACCGCATCTACCGGGATGACACGCTCGTTGGCCGGTCCACGGGGGCCCGGCCCTTGCCGCTGACCCGGCCCATGTCCCTAGCAGTGCCCGGACTGACCGGAGGGGCAGGGCCTCCAGAACCCCTGAGCCCGGCCATGTCCATCTCGCCCCAGGCCACCTACTTGTCGAAGCTGATCCCGCACGCCGTGCTGCCGCCCACAGTGGACGTGGTGGCCTTGGGCCGCTGCAGCCTGCGCACGCTGAGCCGCTGCAGCCTGCTCTCATCCAGCCCGGCCTCCATCCGCTCGCTGGGCCACTTTTCCTCCGTCTCCAGCCCGCGGCCCCGCAGCCGCCACCCTTCCTCCTCCAGTGACACCTGGAGCCACTCTCAGTCCTCTGAGACCATTGTGTCTGACGGCTCTACCCTCTCCTCTAAGGGTGGCTCAGAGGGCCGGCCAGAGAGCTCTGTGGCCAACAGTAACGTGGCGCCCCCTCCCCTGGGGGGCAGCGGGAGGGGCTCTCCCAGCGGGGGCAGCACTGCCGAGGCCTCGGACACTGTTAGCATTCGGAGCGGTGGCCAGTTGTCCAGCCGGAGTGTGTCCCTACGGAAGCTGAAGCGGCCCCCGCCACCTCCCCGCCGGACCCATTCGCTCCATCAGCGCAGCTCAGCAGCACATGATGGGCCCCTGGGGCTGCCTCCCAAGCCCGAGCGGAAGCAGCAGCAACAGCTGCCCCGGCCGCCCACCACTGGCGGCGGGTCAGAAGGGATGGGGGCAGCACCCTGTCCATCCAGCTCAGCAGGCAGCTGGGTGCCTGGCTTGTCTCCAGGTGGCTCCCGGCGTCCCCCACGCTCCCCAGAACGGACACTCTCACCCTCCAGTGGATACTCGAGCCAAAGTGGTACCCCTACCCTCCCTCCCAAGGGTCTAACAGGGGCCCCTGCTTCCCCAGGCAAGGCCCAACCCCCTAAACCAGAGCGTGTCACTTCACTTCGATCTCctggggcctcagtctcctcctccctCACGTCTCTATGTTCCTCCTCCTCTGATCCGGCGCCCTCAGACCGCTCTGGTCCGCACGTGTCGACCGCCCTGGGTGACAGGTTTGTCATACCTCCTCACCCCAAGGTGcctgcccccttctccccacctccctctaaGCCCAAGAGCCCAAACCAAGCTGCCCCTGCTCCAGCTGCCCCTGCTGTGGTCCCTGGGCCCATCTCTACCACTGCTGCCAGCCCTGAGACCCCACCTACTCCCCAGACATCCCTAACCCCGCCTCAGGCAGCTCCCGGTGCCTCCAAAGACCAGTCgcccccaccatccccacccccatcttatCACCCGCCCCCGCCACCCACTAAGAAGCCAGAGGTGGTTGAGGAGGCCCTGTCTGCCCCAGAGACTGCTGAGGAGGCCCTCCAAGATCCCAcctggcccccacccccgcctcctgcACCGGAGGAGCAGGACCTGTCCATGGCTGACTTCCCTCCACCCGAGGAGGCCTTTTTCTCTGTGGCCGGCCCTGAGCCTGCAGACCCTTCACAGCCCCCGGAGCCCTCCTTAGCTACTGTCTCTTTCCAGAGCCAGCCCTGTGGTACCCCAGatcttcctccagctctgccagcCCCATCTGTTGCTGGTTCTGTCCCAGAGCTTCAGGCCAAGGTCCCTCGGAGGGAACCAGGGGGCTGCAGCAAGGGTGGCGGCCTTCCCAGGGAGGATGCTGGTGCACCCCTGGTCACACCCTCACTCCTGCAGATGGTTCGGCTGCGCTCTGTAGGCACTGCCACAGTGGCTCCGACTCCAGCGTCAGGGCCGTCGGCCCCCCAGAAGCCACTGCGAAGGGCCCTGTCAGGGCGGGCCAGCCCAGCGCCTGCCTCTTCAGGGCTCCACGCTGCTGTTCGGCTCAAGGCCTCCAATCTGGCTGCCAGCGTGGGCCCTGTGAGTGACCAGCCCAATGGACCACCTGAGGCAGAGCCGCGGTCCCCTGCCTCTACGGCCAGCTTCATCTTCTCCAAGGGCACCAAGAAGCTGCAGCTGGAGCGGCCCGTGTCCCCTGAGACCCAGGCTGACCTCCAGCGGAACCTGATAGCTGAACTTCGGAGCGTCTCAGAGCAACGGCCACCCCAGGCCCCAAAGAAGCCACCTAAGGCCCCCCCGCCTGTGGCCCGCAAGCCTTCTGGGGGAGtcgccccccccacctcccccagcttTCCTCCGGCTGAGCCCCTTCCTGCTCCTCCCAGCAACGGGCTCCCCCATGCCGAGGACAGGACTAAGGAGGAGCTGGCAGAGTATGGAGGTGTGCTGCAGCGGGTGGGTCCAGAGGAGAAGCTGGGCCTGCCTGGCACAG ACCCACAGAAAGAGCTGGTCTGA